In Nocardioides cavernae, a single genomic region encodes these proteins:
- the nusA gene encoding transcription termination factor NusA produces MDIDLSILRMLEREKEISFEVLAEAIEQALLTAYQRATESSHPARVELDRKTGHVTVWAREIDEDGTAGAEYDDTPQGFGRIAATTAKQVMLQRLRDAEDEIKFGEFAGKEGDIISGIIQQGRNPDDVMVDLGKIEAILPVSERVPGEKYVHGERIKCLVTSVRKGMRGPQITLSRSHPTLVKKLFALEVPEIADGTVEVAAIAREAGHRTKIAVHSTVPGVNAKGACIGPMGQRVRNVMSELHGEKIDIVDWAEDPAELVGHALSPARVTSVEIVDLAARSCRVVVPDFQLSLAIGKEGQNARLAARLTGWRIDIRSDEAPAPE; encoded by the coding sequence TGGACATCGACCTGAGCATCCTGCGCATGCTGGAGCGGGAGAAGGAGATCTCCTTCGAGGTGCTGGCCGAGGCCATCGAGCAGGCCCTGCTGACCGCCTACCAGCGCGCCACCGAGTCCTCGCACCCTGCGCGCGTGGAGCTGGACCGCAAGACCGGTCACGTCACCGTCTGGGCGCGCGAGATCGACGAGGACGGCACGGCCGGTGCGGAGTACGACGACACGCCCCAGGGCTTCGGCCGGATCGCGGCGACGACCGCCAAGCAGGTCATGCTCCAGCGGCTGCGCGACGCCGAGGACGAGATCAAGTTCGGGGAGTTCGCCGGCAAGGAGGGCGACATCATCTCCGGGATCATCCAGCAGGGGCGCAACCCCGACGACGTGATGGTCGACCTCGGCAAGATCGAGGCCATCCTGCCGGTCAGCGAGCGCGTGCCGGGGGAGAAGTACGTCCACGGCGAGCGCATCAAGTGCCTGGTCACGTCGGTCCGCAAGGGCATGCGCGGCCCCCAGATCACGCTCTCCCGGTCCCACCCCACCCTGGTCAAGAAGCTGTTCGCGCTCGAGGTGCCCGAGATCGCCGACGGCACCGTGGAGGTCGCCGCCATCGCTCGCGAGGCCGGTCACCGCACCAAGATCGCGGTGCACTCGACCGTCCCCGGCGTGAACGCCAAGGGCGCCTGCATCGGTCCGATGGGTCAGCGCGTGCGCAACGTGATGAGCGAGCTGCACGGCGAGAAGATCGACATCGTCGACTGGGCCGAGGACCCCGCTGAGCTCGTTGGGCACGCGCTCTCGCCGGCCCGGGTCACGTCGGTGGAGATCGTCGACCTGGCCGCTCGCTCGTGCCGGGTGGTCGTGCCCGACTTCCAGCTCTCCCTGGCCATCGGCAAGGAGGGGCAGAACGCCCGCCTCGCCGCCCGGCTCACCGGTTGGCGCATCGACATCCGTTCGGACGAGGCGCCCGCGCCGGAGTAG
- a CDS encoding YlxR family protein has protein sequence MGCRAKAAASELLRVVAGSDAEGRPALVPDPDRRAPGRGAHVHPTPECWQLAVRRRALPRALRSSEGLSAAPVADHLAEIHQSDSPQHRPETGARSS, from the coding sequence GTGGGTTGTCGGGCGAAGGCCGCTGCGAGCGAGTTGCTGCGCGTGGTCGCAGGCTCGGACGCCGAGGGCAGACCCGCCCTGGTGCCCGATCCGGACCGCCGGGCACCCGGCCGCGGGGCGCACGTCCACCCCACGCCCGAGTGTTGGCAGCTCGCGGTGCGACGCCGAGCACTTCCCCGGGCCCTCCGCTCGAGCGAGGGGCTCAGCGCGGCGCCGGTGGCCGACCACCTCGCCGAGATCCACCAGTCCGATTCACCGCAGCACCGACCAGAAACTGGAGCACGCAGCTCATGA